Part of the Bactrocera neohumeralis isolate Rockhampton unplaced genomic scaffold, APGP_CSIRO_Bneo_wtdbg2-racon-allhic-juicebox.fasta_v2 ctg6475, whole genome shotgun sequence genome is shown below.
TAGTGGTGACAAGTCACTTTTACCCCTGAGAGCCCCCTCTCCCTTTTCGAAAGCGTGCGTACCGTCcaacgacgacgacgatgatAGTGGCAACGCGATGTCGAAGGAAAAGGAAAATCAAAGACCACAGGAGGAAAGACAACGCCATTCCCTTTGACGGTCCTTGTTGCTCTTTTTCGCCCTCGGTGAGTAAACAACAGTCACCGTCACCTGCCAAATTGCCTTTTGCAGGCATTCACAGTACCCTTCTGCGGAGgtgttctttcttttttttttagttcggTTTGATGTGTTGAAAATGACAAATGAACAAAAGAGCTATCGGCTGTTCTCCAAGAATACACAAGAGAGACACTTCCAGCAGTGATCCATGCGCAAACACGTGCTCGCTCCTCTTGCTGCTTACTTCAGAGGGATGAAGCGGGAAGAGTGGGTGGCGCCAACACCGGGGCGGCCGTGGAAGACGGGCTTGTAGCTCATGGCAAACTCGCCAATGTAGTGACCGATCATCTCACCCTTGATCTCAACGGAGATGAAGGCGTGGCCGTTGTACACGGCAACCACGGAGCCAACCATCTCGGGCGTGATCACGACATCGCGCAGGTGCGTCTTGGTCGCCTTCGGCTTCTCGCCAACCTTCACGTGCTTCTTCGCCTCGCGCAGGCGCTTCAGCAGCACAGGCGGGCGGATCTTCGCGTGGCGGTTCATGTTGCGGCGGGCGCGCGCGTGCACGAGGGCCTTGAACTCCTCCTCGCTCAGGGCGAGCAGGGGGTCAATCTCAAGCCCACGGAACGTGAACTTGTGGAAGGTACGCTCCTTCTTCAGCTGCTCGTACCTCTCAGCGGTGATGTTTGAGGACATGGTTCTTTCCTTGGAAGCTGTCGGGATTGTAAAGGAGAATAAAAGGAAACAAGAAAAGAAGAAGGCCTCATTTGGGTGTGGTTTAGAAAAACAATCAGCAAATACCAGTGCCGGTGGCGCGCTGGACCAGCGATCAATTAAACTCCTGTAGCGTTTCAACCTCCCGTTCAGTAGTCGTTTTccattttgtttgtgttttggaGAGAGAGGAAAGAAAGGAGGTAAAAAAACGATGGGATCGTACAAAGACAAAATAGAggtagaaaaaaaaagttggtgggTCACACAAGTGAGTGAAGAAAATTGAATACAAACAAAGTTGGCCGGCGCACGGCCGGTTCGTATGGTACATACCCAAAGGCGGGGCGTCGGGGGGGGGGGGGAAGATGACAGCCAACGGATGGCGTCACGTGAGatgcaaagtaaaaaaaaaaaaagaagcaaaGGCTCGAAAACCGTCGCAGTTGACGTAAGCTTACGGGTTCCAACACAAAGCTTGTCCACAACGGCAGTGGCGTCAAGGAAGGAGGACAGACCACTGTGCTGACCACTTTACCCCTGAGTGTCAGAGAGGAAGGTGAGGCTGATTCAGGTGGCGGCGGGGGAGCGTCGGCTGGTGCCTCGACCACGTCAGATTCGTCGTTGGCCGGAGCTTCGTGAGCGTCCGCAAAGGGCTTCTCCTCCTTCCTCGCCAACGGCAGCGGCGGCGCCGACGTCGCTGTCGCTCGTCTCCTCGACCCGCGCGCCATTCCCATCGAGGTTGCCATCCCACGCCGGGTCGAGAAAGTGGTCCGTGAAGAGTTGCTCCGTGAAGGCAGGCGTGCGCTGCCGTAGGGCGAAGCAGAAGCCGTACCACTCGGCCAGTTCCCTGTCCGCGACGGTGACCATGTCCGTAGGGACGGCCTCAGCTTCGGTGGCACGTTTCTTGCCGATGCTTCTTGGCCGCGGTGGGGCGCTGCGGCTGGCGGTCTGTTCTGACTTGCCAACGGTCGATCCCGAAGATGCGACGGCGTTCAGCAATGTGGTCTGCGACTGCGCGACGTCTTTAGAA
Proteins encoded:
- the LOC126767439 gene encoding uncharacterized protein LOC126767439, with amino-acid sequence MSSNITAERYEQLKKERTFHKFTFRGLEIDPLLALSEEEFKALVHARARRNMNRHAKIRPPVLLKRLREAKKHVKVGEKPKATKTHLRDVVITPEMVGSVVAVYNGHAFISVEIKGEMIGHYIGEFAMSYKPVFHGRPGVGATHSSRFIPLK